TTAAAGTAGGTTTTAGCAGCATCCGATGTAAAGGCATCTTTTACGATGGCATAATATTTTTCTTCCCTAAGCCAAATTCGAATCGGTACAGGGAAGCCCAGTTTCTTTTTATTGGCTACATTCTCAGGCATATTTTTCTTTGCCGCAAGTCTTAAGGCATATTTTGTATTATGTTTATTCACCCTGTATTTCATAGGAATCTTGGAGGCAAGATTAAATACCTCTTTATCAAGGAAAGGTACCCTAAGCTCCAGGGAATGGGCCATACTCATTTTATCCGCCTTAAGAAGGATATCTCCCCATAGCCACATGTGAATATCCACATACTGCATCTTGGTTACATCATCTTTTAGTTTAACCTTATCATAATAAGGTTTAACCAACTTAAAGGGAGAAGGAGCACTGGTTGGATGTTTTAAGAGTTCCTTTCTTTCTTTTTCGGTAAACATAAAGGCATTGCCTATAAATCTCTCTTCGATAGATTTGCTTCCGCGGATAAAGAAGTTTTTACCCTTAATATCAAAAGGTATGAGTGAAGCCAATTTTCCTAAAAGCTTTCTGATAGGCTTTGGCAGCACCGTTAAAACCCTTAAGTCAAGGGGTTCTTTGTAGATATTATAGCCTCCAAACAGCTCGTCTGCTCCTTCACCGGAGAGCACAACTTTAACATGTTCGCTTGCCAGCTGACTTACAAAATAAAGGGCAACGGCAGCTGGGTCTGCCAAAGGCTCGTCCATATAATATTGAACCTTAGGCAGCACATCCCAGTATTCCTTTGTTGTAATCAGCTTATGGTAATTGGCGATGCCCACCTTTTCAGAAAGGGCTTTGGCATAATCGATTTCATTATACTTATCATAGTCAAATCCTACGGTAAAAGTTTTATCTCCCTTAAAGCATGCAGCTACATAGCTGGAATCCACTCCGCTGGACAGAAATGAGCCTACTTCAACGTCACTGATTTTATGAGTTTGGATAGACTCTTTCATTCTTTGATCGATTTCTTCCACATATTCTTCTAGGGATTGATCCTCCGCATCAAAAACCGGTTCCCAATATCTTTTAATTGTCATTTTACCATTTTCATAAATAAAGAAATGCGCGGGAGGAAGCCTGAAGATATTTTTAAAGAAGGTTTCTTCCATGGCAGAGTACTGGAATGTAAGATAAGTTTCCAGAGCGTTTAGATTCAGTTCTTTTTTTACTAAATCATGTTTTAGGATACTTTTTATTTCGGAGCCGAATACAAAAACACCATTGTCATTATAATAATAAAAAGGCTTAATGCCGAAAAAGTCCCTGGCTCCAAATAAGACTTCCTTTTCTTTGTCC
The genomic region above belongs to Defluviitalea saccharophila and contains:
- the asnB gene encoding asparagine synthase (glutamine-hydrolyzing) — its product is MCGFCGFVGETKDREPILKEMMDSIIHRGPDSDGQYIDEKAALGFRRLSIIDLEEGSQPLYNEEGNLVLVFNGEIYNYQSIRKNLEEKGHIFKTHTDSEVLVHAYEEYQTDMLNHLRGMFAFVIWDKEKEVLFGARDFFGIKPFYYYNDNGVFVFGSEIKSILKHDLVKKELNLNALETYLTFQYSAMEETFFKNIFRLPPAHFFIYENGKMTIKRYWEPVFDAEDQSLEEYVEEIDQRMKESIQTHKISDVEVGSFLSSGVDSSYVAACFKGDKTFTVGFDYDKYNEIDYAKALSEKVGIANYHKLITTKEYWDVLPKVQYYMDEPLADPAAVALYFVSQLASEHVKVVLSGEGADELFGGYNIYKEPLDLRVLTVLPKPIRKLLGKLASLIPFDIKGKNFFIRGSKSIEERFIGNAFMFTEKERKELLKHPTSAPSPFKLVKPYYDKVKLKDDVTKMQYVDIHMWLWGDILLKADKMSMAHSLELRVPFLDKEVFNLASKIPMKYRVNKHNTKYALRLAAKKNMPENVANKKKLGFPVPIRIWLREEKYYAIVKDAFTSDAAKTYFNTDKLLSILDEHYKGIKDNSRKIWTVYMFLIWYKQYFEV